The Arctopsyche grandis isolate Sample6627 chromosome 7, ASM5162203v2, whole genome shotgun sequence genome includes a window with the following:
- the LOC143914024 gene encoding uncharacterized protein LOC143914024, translated as MVSQQYCLKWKHHNTNIQSTFSVLREKACYCDVTIWCDGAAMRAHRAVLAACSDLFAELLAAHDLSLGDPAIVLTDAVHAQNLRHLLAFMYTGEVRVHHGELAGLLKTAEELRIKGLADVSWSEPAASSESSCGISAEAGSRPQSPAESRALSITSKSEDESCKITDDNLSAIVLHETLTDGENLSPRSVVVPKTPVNGSIVLPIITPEPEKKRRGRPTMDNSISDPPKRPKMMSTPNILRKSKTIEHRNENVIDISSEWPTTSKNPDNEDALSEYSEASLDGRDISQFLDTTMEEEPAENSSKHTEKQMFQTYFPNESGGTVSGVEVTANSVCDNPLFADVVKLPDYLVSGRRTQFWAEDYVKRVMEAVFCRELEMKQAAEILGVSYGTLYGRYRDTFGCINRPYRAREFWAENTDVLAKLIRKEISFSRAAELLNISPQMLFSYVSAFESAITQKELFEITQDKNSSLTNIKNRINAKAKLEIEATNDDDNVIDVEKEVSESYNRLSDILRKHHDMQEAKANEFKSDSQPIIIDSPPELSPVLIEPNPSPEKKPDVSNKDVVQNVPEEPGSSTTPVVPKKLPMIRVANLKFLKGELPGPANINDLGDKMNTPLVLRRSSSFIRPDLKMMSSKRKVTFQEIELSLKQANINVTKKSPTVTVKPPASVT; from the exons ATGGTGTCGCAACAGTATTGTCTGAAGTGGAAGCACCACAATACAAACATTCAATCGACGTTTTCCGTATTGAGAGAGAAAG CGTGTTATTGTGATGTGACTATTTGGTGTGATGGAGCTGCGATGAGGGCTCACCGAGCCGTCCTGGCGGCATGTTCGGATTTGTTCGCCGAGCTGTTGGCGGCGCATGACCTTTCTTTGGGAGATCCGGCCATTGTTCTCACAGATGCGGTGCACGCTCAAAACTTACGGCATCTTCTCGCATTCATGTACACCGGAGAAGTTAGAGTACATCAT GGTGAACTTGCCGGATTACTTAAGACGGCGGAAGAACTTAGAATTAAAGGTCTAGCAGACGTATCATGGTCGGAGCCGGCTGCGTCTTCGGAAAGTTCTTGTGGAATTTCAGCTGAAGCGGGATCCAGACCCCAAAGTCCTGCTGAATCTCGAGCTCTTTCGATAACCTCAAAATCTGAAGACGAGTCGTGTAAAATAACCGATGATAATCTGTCGGCTATTGTATTACATGAAACGTTGACCGATGGTGAAAATTTGTCTCCGAGATCTGTTGTTGTTCCAAAAACACCAGTGAATG GTTCAATAGTTTTACCAATTATAACACCCGAACCTGAAAAGAAGCGAAGAGGTCGACCTACAAT ggACAATTCTATTTCTGACCCACCGAAAAGACCGAAAATGATGTCTACGccaaatattttaagaaaatctaaaaccattgaACATAGAAATGAAAA tGTAATTGACATATCATCAGAATGGCCCACTACGTCAAAAAACCCG gaTAATGAAGATGCTTTGTCGGAATATTCAGAAGCTTCATTAGACGGTCGCGATATTTCCCAATTTTTGGACACGACAATGGAAGAAGAACCAGCAGAAAACTCATCAAAACATACAGAAAAGCAAATGTTTCAAACATATTTTCCGAACGAAAGTG GAGGGACTGTGTCCGGTGTAGAAGTCACTGCAAATTCTGTGTGTGATAATCCCTTGTTTGCCGATGTTGTAAAACTCCCTGACTACTTAGTTTCCGGTAGACGGACACAATTTTGGGCTGAAGATTATGTCAAAAGA GTGATGGAAGCTGTATTTTGCCGAGAATTGGAAATGAAACAAGCTGCAGAAATTTTAGGAGTTTCATATGGCACCCTTTACGGTCGTTATCGAGATACTTTCGGTTGTATTAATAGACCGTATAG aGCACGGGAATTTTGGGCTGAAAATACAGACGTATTAGCAAAACTGATCCGCAAAGAAATATCATTTTCGAGGGCGGCggaattgttaaatatttcgcCACAAATGCTCTTCAGTTACGTTAGTGCATTCGAATCGGCCATCACACAAAAGGAACTATTCGAAATAACCCAAGACAAAAACAGTTCGTTAACcaacattaaaaatagaataaatgcAAAAGCCAAGTTAGAAATTGAAGCGACAAACGACGATGACAATGTAATAGACGTTGAAAAAGAAGTGTCCGAATCGTATAATAGACTGTCGGATATTTTGCGAAAGCATCACGACATGCAAGAAGCAAAGGCCAATGAATTTAAATCAGATAGCCAGCCGATTATCATCGATTCTCCACCTGAGTTGTCTCCCGTTCTCATTGAACCGAATCCGAGTCCTGAAAAGAAACCTGATGTGTCTAATAAGGACGTCGTTCAAAATGTGCCCGAAGAGCCGGGGTCTTCGACAACGCCCGTCGTTCCGAAGAAGTTGCCTATGATCAGAGTGGCCAATTTGAAGTTTCTCAAAGGCGAGCTACCCGGACCGGCCAACATCAACGATTTAGGAGACAAAATGAACACTCCCCTAGTTTTGAGAAGATCTTCGTCCTTCATTCGTCCCGATTTAAAAATGATGTCCTCGAAGCGGAAAGTGACGTTTCAAGAAATAGAGTTGTCATTGAAGCAAGCCAACATTAATGTGACGAAGAAGAGCCCGACGGTGACGGTGAAACCGCCGGCTTCCGTCACGTGA
- the LOC143914023 gene encoding histone H4-like yields MVGRGKGSKGLGKGGVMRHRKILRDNIQGVTKPAIRRLARRGGVKRISGLIYEETRGVLKTFIASVMRDAVTYTEHAKRKTVTSMDIVYALKRQGRTLYGFGA; encoded by the coding sequence ATGGTCGGACGAGGAAAAGGATCCAAGGGTCTCGGAAAGGGTGGAGTGATGCGTCATAGAAAAATCCTCCGGGATAACATCCAAGGCGTTACGAAGCCGGCCATCCGCCGTCTGGCCAGACGAGGCGGAGTCAAGCGGATTTCCGGACTGATATACGAGGAGACGCGAGGAGTGCTGAAGACATTCATTGCATCTGTCATGAGGGATGCGGTCACATACACGGAGCACGCCAAGAGGAAGACAGTGACGTCCATGGATATTGTGTACGCGCTGAAACGGCAAGGTAGAACGCTCTACGGCTTCGGAGCTTAG
- the Scgbeta gene encoding sarcoglycan beta: MMLANVRAAAPLLECEQLHSDDLSRNEKAMISKSPPGRVHGFINSSAGYTGIGKSPDDDLPKAGLRGRKTFAFWTLVGLLLILAAGNLLLTITILSVLHLGQGMESIELVPDASIIRLSGNVELEHVYQRAGKLRGFRDIPVSLETDAGGSVRVTLANRGPRTAPHQVLSVSPSGISFDGITSFTVSHPTTEKMVFSTSSPAYNMPKPSKSLSVKMAHTNRIAAPIDQNLTLRSDMIANIRGTEGTHMDSKEMVWSADQDIFLKSVNGSIVLSGKEGVFIDIKNIPLAKSHDDAGNLYNDAKGQFKICVCMPQGKLFRLPIPSGQMAKISCSHINMTPKYNPCM; this comes from the exons ATGATGTTGGCAAATGTACGAGCTGCTGCTCCTCTTTTGGAGTGTGAACAGCTCCATTCGGATGATTTATCCCGTAACGAAAAAGCAATGATATCTAAAAGTCCACCCGGAAGAGTGCACGGCTTCATCAATAGCTCTGCAG GATATACAGGAATAGGGAAGAGTCCTGATGATGACCTGCCCAAAGCGGGCTTGAGAGGCCGTAAAACATTCGCATTCTGGACTCTAGTCGGACTGCTTCTAATACTAGCAGCTGGAAATCTATTACTTACAATCACTATACTCAGCGTATTACATCTTGGTCAAG GTATGGAAAGCATCGAACTAGTACCAGACGCCTCAATAATCCGCCTTTCTGGTAATGTAGAACTAGAACACGTCTACCAAAGAGCTGGTAAATTGAGAGGCTTCCGCGATATTCCAGTTTCTTTGGAAACCGATGCCGGGGGTAGTGTACGGGTGACGTTGGCAAACCGAGGCCCACGCACCGCTCCACACCAAGTCTTATCTGTATCACCCTCTGGAATTTCATTCGATGGTATTACATCGTTTACAGTATCACATCCAACGACTGAAAAAATGGTATTTTCAACATCATCTCCAGCATACAACATGCCGAAGCCAAGCAAAAGCTTATCAGTCAAa ATGGCTCACACCAATCGGATAGCAGCTCCCATTGATCAAAACTTGACTCTCCGTTCCGACATGATCGCCAATATAAGAGGCACCGAAGGTACCCACATGGACAGTAAAGAGATGGTGTGGTCTGCCGATCAGGACATATTCCTCAAATCGGTGAATGGATCTATAGTTCTCAGCGGCAAAGAGGGAGTTTTCattgatattaaaaacattCCGCTTGCAAAGTCCCACGATGATGCTGGAAATTTGTACAATGATGCTAAAGGGCAATTTAAAATATGCGTATGCATGCCCCAAGGGAAACTTTTCAGATTGCCAATACCATCGGGGCAAATGGCTAAAATTAGTTGCAGTCACATAAACATGACTCCCAAATATAATCcgtgtatgtaa